From Prionailurus viverrinus isolate Anna unplaced genomic scaffold, UM_Priviv_1.0 scaffold_39, whole genome shotgun sequence, one genomic window encodes:
- the LOC125158874 gene encoding uncharacterized protein LOC125158874, with product MHRYESGLLGRKSKVHAGPGRLLQGQLPGESGTARPERPRLPPSLVWGHLARHAAAFAGGPGARGPTVQAEPGPLTQAARRACKALLPAGAYASFAREAVGAAQLGACCLEMRMLAELGPWAGGFGPDLLLTLLTLLFLVHGATCDGAAANPTVSLQDFLLAEASGPRTLLKLAAQGLGVRAACALTRLYWAWELCDLHVLQNLLDPHCSSPLRTPVSHGALVEGAGAFLLHLTLLRLRNSLPAYRVPAVALLATVMTHTAGPFTSAFFNPALATWATFHCSGHTLLEYMQVYWLGPLTGMVLAVLLYHGRLPRLFQRNLLYSQKNKYRTPRGKPAPGPRDTQTPAEGCRSREPGRGRLLPLHRIRIKGKTEEERQEVQVRLLPLGPISLSPPRRGCSGRGEQAQVSEASPVCLLEGLMGLHGSFQKEDQTAGRTPEKIGAEKPDTHPLQQVAKVNVSCDASRRQYACSAGESCCGTRPWASSCPSILKALSEHVTARDKRPHHLEGWRASFPALHGRLPLNEVRVGALGTSSTWNPRPTEVVSGLVHAEGAELCPALDGAQEPPMWVPEMVQLEPQSAEQDGPEGDGSPISSLVAVSHGGPPRACT from the exons ATGCATCGTTATGAGTCTGGGCTGCTAGGCAGGAAAAGCAAAGTGCATGCTGGGCCGGGCAGACTTCTGCAGGGTCAGCTTCCTGGGGAGTCCGGAACGGCCAGGCCGGAGCGCCCACGgctccctccctcgcttgtgtgGGGACACCTGGCCCGGCACGCAGCTGCCTTCGCAGGGGGACCCGGGGCCAGGGGACCCACAGTGCAGGCAGAGCCGGGGCCCCTCACCCAG GCGGCCAGGAGGGCGTGCAAGGCCCTGCTCCCGGCGGGCGCCTACGCCAGCTTCGCCCGGGAGGCGGTGGGCGCGGCCCAGCTGGGGGCCTGCTGTCTGGAGATGCGGATGTTGGCGGAGCTCGGCCCCTGGGCGGGGGGCTTCGGCCCCGACCTGCTGCTCACCCTGCTCACCCTGCTCTTCCTGGTTCACGGGGCGACCTGCGACGGCGCCGCGGCCAACCCCACCGTGTCCCTGCAGGACTTCCTCCTGGCCGAGGCCTCCGGGCCCCGCACGCTGCTGAAGCTGGCGGCCCAGGGGCTGGGTGTGCGGGCGGCCTGTGCCCTGACCCGGCTGTACTGGGCCTGGGAGCTCTGTGACCTGCACGTCCTCCAGAACCTCCTGGACCCGCACTGCAGCTCCCCCCTGCGCACGCCCGTGTCCCACGGCGCGCTCGTGGAAGGCGCCGGCGCCTTCCTCTTGCACCTGACCCTCCTCCGCCTCCGGAACAGCCTGCCTGCCTACCGGGTGCCGGCCGTGGCCCTGCTGGCCACCGTCATGACCCACACAG CTGGGCCCTTCACGTCCGCCTTCTTCAACCCGGCCCTGGCCACCTGGGCCACCTTCCACTGCTCGGGCCACACCCTGCTGGAGTACATGCAGGTGTACTGGCTGGGTCCCCTGACAG ggatggtccTGGCCGTCCTGCTGTATCATGGCCGCCTTCCTCGCCTGTTCCAGAGGAACCTGTTGTACAGCCAGAAGAACAAGTACCGAACTCCTAGAGGGAAGCCGGCCCCGGGGCCTAGAGACACCCAGACGCCTGCAGAGGGGTGCAGAAGCCGGGAgcctgggcggg GGCGTCTCTTGCCTCTTCACAGAATTAGGATCAAAGGGAAGACCGAGGAGGAAAGGCAAGAGGTCCAGG TGAGGCTGCTCCCTCTGggccccatctccctctcccctcctcggAGGGGCTGCTCCGGGAGGGGTGAGCAGGCCCAGGTCTCTGAGGCCAGCCCTGTGTGCCTTCTGGAAGGCTTGATGGGGCTAcatggaagcttccagaaggaggaCCAG ACGGCAGGACGGACACCGGAGAAGATTGGGGCAGAGAAGCCTGACACCCACCCCCTGCAGCAGGTGGCCAAGGTCAACGTCAGCTGTGACGCGTCACGTCGACAGTATGCGTGCTCG GCTGGGGAGAGCTGCTGTGGGACCCGGCCGTGGGCGTCCAGCTGTCCTTCAATCCTCAAAGCGCTGTCAGAGCACGTCACTGCCAGGGACAAACGTCCACACCACCTGGAGGGATGGCGGGCCTCCTTCCCAGCTCTACACGGACGACTGCCCCTGAATGAGGTGCGTGTGGGGGCTTTGGGGACTTCGTCCACCTGGAATCCACGGCCCACAGAAGTGGTGAGCGGGCTTGTCCACGCAGAGGGCGCGGAGCTCTGTCCAGCCCTGGACGGTGCCCAGGAACCACCCATGTGGGTCCCTGAGATGGTCCAGCTAGAGCCCCAGTCGGCTGAGCAGGACGGGCCTGAGGGGGACGGGTCTCCGATCTCCTCCCTGGTCGCAGTGTCACACGGAGGCCCGCCTCGAGCCTGCACGTGA